One part of the Candidatus Firestonebacteria bacterium RIFOXYD2_FULL_39_29 genome encodes these proteins:
- a CDS encoding CDP-diacylglycerol--serine O-phosphatidyltransferase, whose amino-acid sequence MKKQFSIIPNLLTSGNLVCGFMAIIFAVTDALKLTSYNDFINPFILSSWLVLAAMIFDLLDGIVARMTKTDSQFGKELDSLADLTSFGIAPGVILYLSVLRHLGKIGVLIAAVYAVCAALRLARFNTILKPDLKNFTGLPTPAAAGVLVSYVLFAQWGEWYYVTVPHANSMAMINWYNVAVTKFNAYFLPGLMIVAALLMVSNIKFFSLKQYVNKEKAPFIVVVMIVVTALVFLLRPEPMFFVVTLGYIVFSLCRASYLELRGVGKKAQERKYSK is encoded by the coding sequence ATGAAAAAGCAGTTTTCTATCATTCCGAATCTCCTTACCTCTGGTAACTTAGTCTGCGGGTTTATGGCTATAATCTTTGCCGTAACCGATGCGCTTAAGCTTACCAGCTATAATGATTTTATAAATCCGTTTATACTATCCAGCTGGCTGGTACTGGCTGCTATGATCTTTGATCTTCTTGACGGTATTGTTGCGAGGATGACTAAAACTGACAGTCAATTTGGAAAGGAGCTTGATTCTCTTGCCGACCTAACTTCGTTCGGTATTGCTCCGGGGGTAATCCTTTATCTGTCGGTGCTCCGGCATCTTGGAAAAATCGGGGTTCTTATAGCTGCGGTTTATGCGGTTTGCGCTGCGCTTCGTCTGGCAAGATTTAACACTATATTAAAACCGGACCTTAAAAATTTTACAGGTTTACCTACACCGGCGGCGGCGGGAGTGCTGGTATCTTATGTGCTTTTTGCGCAATGGGGAGAATGGTATTATGTGACAGTACCGCATGCCAATAGTATGGCGATGATCAACTGGTACAACGTTGCAGTGACAAAATTTAACGCATATTTTTTGCCGGGGTTGATGATCGTTGCAGCTCTGTTAATGGTGAGTAATATAAAGTTTTTCTCTCTTAAGCAGTATGTTAATAAAGAAAAAGCCCCATTTATTGTGGTGGTTATGATAGTCGTCACGGCGCTTGTATTTCTCTTAAGGCCGGAACCGATGTTCTTTGTTGTTACCCTGGGGTATATAGTATTCAGCTTATGCAGGGCAAGTTACCTCGAGCTGCGCGGGGTCGGGAAGAAGGCGCAGGAGAGAAAGTACAGCAAATAA
- a CDS encoding 2-isopropylmalate synthase, whose translation MSDKIIIFDTTLRDGEQIPGASLTRFEKLEIAKQLEKLNVDVIEAGFPISSPGDLESVKEIAKAVKRPVIAGLCRAVKKDIEACRDALRPAKRGRIHTFIGTSDIHVKFITNTTREEVLRRSIEAVKLARNYSADVEYSAMDAARTDFDYLCKIVEETIKAGAGTINIPDSVGYSEPVEHGKLIRDLMNRVPNINKAIISVHCHNDLGMATANSLSAAMNGARQIECTINGLGERAGNAALEEIVMALKVRKDIYNLETNIKSEEIYKTSKLVSRYTGIPVQPNKAIVGQNAFSHASGIHQDAILKKESTFGIMTPKSIGITGHELVLTSRSGRHALAHRLSALGFKAEGEELNTIYVKFLVIADKKKEVFDEDLQAMMETEGKKGFESAYSLVDIYVATGNRITPTATVEIKLNGKSFKAAGIGDGPVDATYKAINSIVKEDVTLLDYQLRSITGGKEALGEVTVRIKKGAIEVNGRGLSTDVIEASARAYLDALSKLSRAKKSK comes from the coding sequence ATGTCAGATAAAATTATAATATTTGATACAACGCTTAGAGACGGGGAGCAGATTCCCGGAGCTTCGCTTACAAGGTTCGAAAAACTTGAAATAGCAAAACAGCTGGAAAAACTTAACGTGGATGTTATAGAGGCGGGTTTTCCCATCTCTTCACCGGGCGACCTTGAATCCGTAAAGGAAATAGCTAAAGCGGTGAAAAGGCCGGTAATAGCGGGGCTGTGCAGAGCGGTAAAAAAAGATATTGAGGCCTGCAGGGATGCACTTCGGCCCGCTAAACGGGGGAGAATACATACGTTTATAGGTACTTCGGATATTCATGTTAAATTTATTACTAATACCACCCGGGAAGAAGTACTGAGGCGCTCAATAGAAGCGGTTAAACTTGCGAGAAATTACTCGGCAGACGTGGAATATTCTGCAATGGATGCTGCGAGAACGGATTTTGATTATCTCTGCAAAATTGTAGAAGAGACAATCAAAGCTGGAGCCGGCACTATTAACATTCCGGATTCTGTCGGGTATTCCGAGCCGGTGGAACACGGAAAACTTATCCGCGATTTGATGAACAGAGTGCCGAATATTAATAAGGCGATAATTTCGGTTCATTGCCATAATGATCTCGGTATGGCTACGGCAAACTCCCTTTCTGCGGCTATGAATGGTGCGAGGCAGATTGAGTGCACAATTAACGGGCTGGGAGAACGGGCAGGTAATGCCGCGCTTGAAGAAATAGTAATGGCTCTTAAAGTGAGAAAGGATATTTACAATCTGGAAACAAATATTAAATCGGAAGAGATCTACAAGACCAGCAAGCTGGTTTCCAGATATACAGGTATTCCTGTTCAGCCGAACAAAGCTATAGTCGGGCAAAATGCTTTTTCGCATGCTTCCGGTATTCACCAGGATGCAATACTCAAAAAGGAGTCAACGTTCGGTATTATGACCCCAAAATCCATTGGTATTACGGGGCATGAACTTGTACTTACAAGCAGGTCCGGGCGTCATGCTCTTGCGCACCGGCTTTCGGCTCTTGGCTTTAAGGCGGAAGGCGAGGAGTTGAATACTATTTATGTGAAATTTCTGGTAATTGCCGATAAAAAGAAAGAAGTTTTTGATGAAGACCTTCAGGCTATGATGGAAACCGAAGGAAAAAAAGGTTTTGAATCTGCCTATTCTCTTGTTGATATATATGTAGCTACCGGTAATAGAATAACACCGACGGCTACAGTGGAGATTAAGCTGAACGGTAAAAGCTTTAAAGCCGCAGGCATAGGCGATGGTCCGGTGGATGCCACCTATAAAGCAATAAACAGTATAGTAAAAGAAGATGTTACGCTTCTGGATTATCAACTCCGCTCTATTACCGGTGGAAAAGAAGCTCTCGGAGAAGTCACCGTAAGAATCAAAAAAGGCGCGATTGAAGTTAACGGAAGAGGTCTTTCAACTGATGTAATAGAAGCCAGTGCCAGAGCGTATCTGGATGCCTTGTCCAAGCTTTCGCGGGCGAAGAAAAGCAAGTAA
- a CDS encoding 3-isopropylmalate dehydratase small subunit, with protein sequence MIFKGCVFKYRDDVNTDEIIPARYLNTSDPKELAKHTMEDIDKDFMKKMKPGDIIVGEKNFGCGSSREHAPIAIKAAGVSCVIAKSYARIFYRNCFNMGLPIIESALAVDGIKNGDEVEVDTSKGEIKNKTTGKIFKISPYPAFMQELIKAGGLIKYVAENSK encoded by the coding sequence ATGATATTCAAAGGATGCGTATTCAAATACAGAGATGACGTAAATACGGATGAGATCATTCCGGCGAGATATCTTAATACTTCGGATCCTAAAGAACTTGCGAAGCATACTATGGAAGATATTGATAAGGATTTTATGAAAAAGATGAAACCGGGGGATATTATTGTGGGAGAGAAAAATTTTGGCTGCGGTTCGTCAAGGGAACATGCGCCTATTGCCATCAAAGCGGCAGGTGTTTCCTGTGTAATTGCCAAGAGCTATGCCAGAATATTCTACAGGAATTGCTTTAATATGGGCCTTCCAATTATTGAAAGCGCTCTTGCCGTGGACGGTATAAAGAACGGTGACGAGGTGGAAGTGGATACGAGCAAAGGTGAGATAAAAAATAAAACCACAGGTAAGATTTTTAAAATCTCTCCGTATCCGGCATTTATGCAGGAGCTGATTAAGGCAGGCGGGCTTATTAAGTACGTGGCAGAGAACAGCAAGTAA
- a CDS encoding 3-isopropylmalate dehydratase large subunit, which produces MGMTITEKILAAHAGKKEVRPGDLIWAKLDIALGNDITAPIAISEFRGSGAKKVWDKNKVVLIPDHFTPNKDIMSAEQSKILRDFAKEQKLKFYYEVGEVGVEHALLPEKGIVTSGDAIIGADSHTCTYGALGAFSTGVGSTDLAAAMIGGKVWLKVPEAMKFVFHGKLPKWVSGKDLILKIIGDIGVDGALYRSMEFTGDAIRSLSMESRLSMCNMAIEAGGKNGIIEPDAITKEYLKGRSIRKPVFYASDKDAEYISVNEYDASRLEPMVAFPHLPSNTRPISKVGNVRIDQVVIGSCTNGRIEDMRIAAKIMKGKKVAPYIRTLIIPATQAIFKQMIKEGLMEIFVDCGAAVSTPTCGPCLGGHMGILAAGERALATTNRNFVGRMGSPKAEVYLSNPAVAAASAILGRIASPDEI; this is translated from the coding sequence ATGGGAATGACGATAACGGAAAAAATACTGGCGGCGCATGCCGGAAAAAAAGAAGTAAGACCCGGAGATCTTATCTGGGCAAAGCTGGATATTGCTCTCGGAAATGATATCACGGCTCCGATAGCAATAAGCGAATTTAGAGGGTCTGGCGCAAAAAAAGTATGGGATAAGAATAAAGTCGTACTTATTCCGGATCATTTCACGCCGAATAAAGATATTATGTCGGCTGAACAGTCAAAGATCCTCAGGGATTTTGCAAAAGAGCAGAAGCTCAAGTTCTATTATGAAGTCGGGGAAGTGGGAGTTGAACACGCGCTTCTTCCGGAAAAAGGTATTGTCACTTCCGGAGACGCCATAATAGGCGCGGATTCTCATACCTGCACTTACGGCGCGCTTGGCGCTTTCTCAACCGGAGTCGGTTCCACGGATCTGGCGGCGGCGATGATAGGCGGAAAAGTCTGGTTGAAAGTTCCTGAAGCTATGAAATTTGTATTTCACGGCAAGCTTCCCAAATGGGTTTCCGGTAAAGATCTTATCCTTAAAATTATAGGGGATATTGGTGTTGACGGCGCACTTTACCGCTCTATGGAGTTCACAGGAGATGCAATAAGGTCTCTTTCTATGGAAAGCCGGCTTTCTATGTGTAATATGGCGATCGAAGCCGGCGGAAAGAACGGGATAATTGAACCTGATGCGATTACAAAGGAATACCTGAAAGGCAGAAGCATAAGAAAGCCCGTATTTTACGCGAGCGATAAAGATGCAGAGTATATATCTGTAAATGAGTATGACGCTTCCAGGCTTGAACCGATGGTGGCTTTTCCTCATCTGCCTTCAAACACGAGACCGATAAGCAAAGTAGGTAATGTAAGGATCGATCAGGTGGTTATAGGATCCTGCACAAACGGCCGTATAGAGGATATGCGGATTGCGGCGAAAATCATGAAAGGAAAAAAAGTAGCGCCATATATCCGAACGCTTATTATACCTGCGACCCAGGCGATCTTTAAGCAGATGATTAAAGAAGGACTTATGGAGATATTTGTGGACTGCGGCGCGGCTGTTTCAACGCCGACTTGCGGTCCGTGCCTTGGCGGGCATATGGGAATTCTTGCCGCCGGTGAAAGAGCACTTGCTACGACAAACAGGAATTTTGTCGGAAGGATGGGTTCGCCGAAAGCGGAAGTGTATCTGTCGAATCCTGCGGTTGCCGCCGCATCGGCGATTCTGGGAAGGATTGCGAGTCCTGACGAGATTTAG
- a CDS encoding peptide chain release factor 1 gives MSDFGVSIEKRNTLEVRMSKFGIKESDLVEKFLRSGGPGGQNVNKVETCVYLKHLPTGIEVKCQKERSQAKNRYFARKILVSKIESKILGKLSAESKLAYKIKKQKKRRNRRAKENILRDKRFNSDKKTLRSEKISY, from the coding sequence ATGAGTGATTTTGGTGTAAGTATAGAAAAAAGAAATACTCTGGAAGTCCGGATGTCAAAGTTTGGGATTAAAGAGAGTGATCTTGTTGAAAAGTTCCTCCGTTCCGGAGGTCCGGGCGGTCAAAATGTAAATAAAGTGGAAACATGTGTTTATTTGAAGCACCTGCCGACAGGAATTGAAGTAAAATGCCAGAAGGAAAGGTCGCAGGCAAAGAACAGGTATTTTGCCAGAAAGATACTTGTAAGTAAAATTGAGTCAAAAATCCTTGGAAAGTTGTCAGCAGAGTCAAAACTGGCGTATAAAATAAAAAAGCAAAAGAAGAGAAGGAACAGAAGAGCGAAAGAAAATATTTTAAGGGATAAAAGATTTAACTCCGATAAAAAAACTTTAAGGTCGGAAAAGATCAGTTACTAA
- a CDS encoding UDP-4-amino-4,6-dideoxy-N-acetyl-beta-L-altrosamine transaminase, which yields MKKRTKFLPFARPSISKEEIDSVVDTLKSGWLTTGPKTKLFESAFCRETGCRHAAALNSATAGLFLSLAALGVKKGDNVITTPYTFCATYNIVLENNANLIFADIKEDDYNINPEEIERKAKGKTIKAIIPVHFAGLPCDMKEILSIAKKKNSYVIEDAAHALSAEYKGKQIGDISGYTGDVTVFSFYATKNITTGEGGMAVTKSKTLRDLIAVLGLHGISKDAWKRYTSEGSWYYEVAYAGYKYNMTDIAAAIGLEQLKKADTLLKRREAIAARYTEAFKFIDGLFVPFTFKEKRNAWHLFVLKIDDKILKIDRSTFIEKLKEANIGTSVHFIPAHLHPYYRKRFGFKPSDFPVATKLYKQSLSLPIYPAMTDKDVNYVIQKVKEIAKKHKR from the coding sequence ATGAAAAAAAGAACCAAGTTTTTACCCTTTGCCCGCCCGTCTATCTCTAAAGAAGAAATAGACAGTGTAGTGGATACTTTAAAAAGCGGCTGGCTTACTACGGGACCTAAGACAAAGCTGTTTGAGAGTGCTTTTTGCAGAGAAACAGGATGCAGACATGCCGCAGCCCTTAATTCCGCTACTGCAGGACTTTTTTTATCACTTGCAGCCTTAGGAGTAAAAAAAGGTGATAATGTAATAACTACCCCCTATACTTTCTGCGCCACTTATAACATAGTTCTTGAAAACAACGCCAACCTGATCTTTGCCGATATAAAAGAAGATGATTATAATATTAATCCGGAAGAAATAGAACGTAAAGCAAAAGGTAAAACTATAAAAGCAATCATTCCGGTGCACTTTGCAGGATTACCCTGCGATATGAAAGAGATACTCTCTATAGCAAAAAAAAAGAACTCCTATGTTATCGAAGACGCGGCTCATGCTTTATCTGCTGAATATAAAGGAAAACAAATAGGTGATATATCCGGTTATACCGGGGACGTAACCGTATTTTCATTTTATGCTACAAAAAATATTACAACGGGTGAAGGCGGTATGGCTGTCACAAAATCAAAAACACTGAGAGATCTTATAGCCGTGCTCGGACTTCACGGGATAAGTAAAGACGCCTGGAAGAGATATACTTCGGAGGGCAGCTGGTATTATGAAGTGGCCTACGCGGGATATAAATACAATATGACGGATATTGCGGCAGCCATCGGGCTGGAACAATTAAAAAAGGCGGACACTCTCCTTAAAAGGCGTGAAGCTATAGCCGCCCGGTACACAGAAGCGTTCAAATTCATTGATGGCCTCTTTGTTCCGTTCACTTTTAAAGAAAAAAGGAACGCCTGGCATCTCTTTGTCCTTAAGATAGATGACAAAATATTAAAGATTGACCGCAGTACTTTTATTGAAAAATTAAAAGAAGCAAATATAGGAACGAGCGTGCATTTTATCCCGGCACACCTGCACCCTTATTACAGAAAGAGATTCGGGTTCAAGCCGTCTGACTTTCCGGTGGCGACAAAGCTGTATAAACAAAGCCTTTCTCTTCCTATTTACCCTGCAATGACAGATAAAGATGTGAATTACGTGATACAAAAAGTAAAAGAAATCGCAAAAAAACATAAAAGGTGA
- a CDS encoding ketol-acid reductoisomerase translates to MAKIYYEKDADLKFLKGKTVAIIGFGNQGHAQAANLRDSGISVVVCELEGTPAYAVAKKEKFKMVSVEDAAKTADLIQILTQDDLQAKIYKDSIMKYMKKGKTLVFSHGFNIHFDQILPPAEIDVIMIAPKGPGFLVRTQYEAGMGVPALIAIYQNASGKAKETALAYAKAIGATRAGVLETTFKEETETDLFGEQAVLCGGASALVKAGFETLVEAGYQPEVAYFECLHELKLICDLMYEYGIQGMRARVSTTARFGDLVIGPRIVNEDTKKEMKKVLEEIQNGKFAKSWLAENLVGRPHFNALMKKDDVHKIEKVGAELRSMMSWLKK, encoded by the coding sequence ATGGCTAAGATTTACTATGAAAAAGATGCAGATCTAAAGTTTTTGAAGGGCAAAACCGTGGCAATAATTGGTTTTGGCAATCAGGGACATGCGCAAGCGGCAAATTTGAGAGACAGCGGAATTAGTGTCGTTGTTTGTGAACTCGAAGGTACGCCGGCTTATGCTGTGGCGAAAAAAGAGAAGTTCAAAATGGTGTCCGTGGAAGACGCTGCAAAAACAGCCGATTTGATACAGATACTTACCCAGGATGACCTCCAGGCGAAGATTTACAAGGATTCAATAATGAAATACATGAAGAAAGGCAAGACCCTTGTTTTCTCGCATGGTTTCAATATTCATTTTGACCAGATCCTTCCTCCGGCGGAAATTGATGTTATCATGATAGCTCCGAAGGGTCCCGGATTTTTGGTCCGTACCCAGTATGAAGCAGGTATGGGTGTTCCGGCTTTGATCGCGATCTATCAGAATGCTTCCGGTAAAGCGAAAGAAACAGCGCTTGCCTATGCAAAAGCGATCGGCGCAACCCGTGCAGGCGTTTTGGAAACTACTTTTAAGGAAGAAACGGAAACAGATCTGTTTGGCGAGCAGGCAGTGCTTTGCGGAGGAGCTTCAGCGCTTGTGAAAGCGGGTTTTGAAACTCTTGTAGAAGCGGGTTACCAGCCGGAAGTTGCTTACTTTGAATGTTTGCATGAATTAAAACTTATCTGTGATCTGATGTATGAATATGGGATACAGGGTATGAGAGCCAGAGTATCAACCACGGCAAGATTCGGCGACCTGGTGATCGGACCCAGGATAGTAAATGAAGATACCAAGAAAGAGATGAAAAAAGTTCTGGAAGAAATACAGAACGGGAAGTTCGCAAAATCCTGGCTGGCGGAGAATTTAGTCGGACGGCCGCATTTTAACGCGTTAATGAAGAAAGATGATGTTCATAAAATTGAAAAAGTGGGCGCTGAATTAAGAAGCATGATGTCCTGGCTGAAGAAGTAA